The nucleotide sequence TTCCATTTCACCGTAAATACTTTCCAGGTCCAACAAGTTTCTCTCACCTAACGATCTAATCTACCGATTTACTTGTGGGATCTAATTTACTCCGTCGCTGTCGCCGTCACCGTCGACGTCGACGTTCAATCCAACAAGGCGCCGAATTAAAACCGCCGCAAGTGAGTTGGATTTTGATGAATCCACCGAGACGGCAACTCAAAACCGCGGCAAACTGCCTAGGCGCCAACTCATGCCGCGGCAAATTTCTCCATCCTGCGGTTCTATAAATGTATTTTCAGAAAATTCATAAATAACTGCGAAAATTAAATTAGTAATCTGCTGTCATTtatctaaaaaatatttaaaaattaataataattcgtTTGATCTGTTGTGTAAGATTTTTTAGAAGTcgtaaaataaatcaaataataatgtAAATTATAAGTACATTTAGAATTTGAAcctattgaatttaaaatttcagTCGGCATCTATTGATTttgctttttttatttttactttaaaaTAAAACGAACAATAGTCACccctatttaaaaaaatattattactaacacatactttattttataattcaattaattaatatttagaaaCTAATGATAATTAAAACCTTCAATTCTAAATTTAGAAGCCATTTGAAAGTTAACTTGCGGTTTGAAAATTAACATGAAATTGGGATTATCTCCCCTTTCAACCAATCACTTTTTTGCTTCCAAAATTCTTAATAGAGAACAGAGATCTTAATTAATTATCAAGAGGAAGGCGGATCCTCTTGTCCACACTTTACGGATTAAAAGATTGATCATAAAAATTGATTAGTTAATTTGGATGGATCCCACCTACTAAATAAATAGGTAGAATTTATCTAAATCAACTAATTAATATAATGGTTCACTCTTTAGATCATAAAGTGTGGTCCAAAGGATCCGCTCTCATCGAGatggaatttataattttaaaattgtaacAATTTTATTCTCAATTATTTTAATACaatgaattatttttaattacgTTGTGCTGTTGAAGGAtgattataataattaatttaaaatctctGAAGTACTGTTACTGTGACGGTGAAGGTTGATTGAGTTGATAAGCttgagttaattcaaatttagtaTCCATATTTGAGAAATATGTAGGTGGTCTAGATACTTGGCCGGATAATTGACGATACTTGACTCAAGTTGACTCTAGTCAAGTGAGACGCTTACTAGGCCAAGGTTAATCGAATAGTTGGCAATGTTAAAAGCCCAATGTGGCATTAGTATAAggtgagaaaagtccaagtggattacaGTTGACCTAACACCTGGTGATCAGTCACAGTTGACCTGACACTTGATGATCAAAAGTCTAACAGAAAGTTGACCTGAGAAGAGAAGTCTAAAAGAGCCATTgaggaccaaacacttggtaTGAAAagtgaagtccaagtgagtcattgATAATCGAAAACTTAGCATGAGAAATAACATTCAAGTGGGTCATAGAGAAATGGACATTTGAAGATGGAGGTCATGGCAAGTCAAGGTAAACAACAATAAAGTCCTTGCATATCAAAGTTAATCGGATGTTAGGCAACATGAAGTCTCAGcaagtcaaaggttgaccggatgtacAACAAAAGAAGTCCTTGTAAATTGAGGTCAATTGAATACCAAGCAATATAAGAATTCAACTTGGTAAAGTTAAAATAGGAGTATTAGTTAGTTGATAAGGcatatcgatcgatcgattgactcTAAACCTAGAAATTACGGGTTTGAGATGTTTTTAGGGTTTGATATAGTAACTACGATTTCTGCTATAGTACCTAGCGTTGTTACAGTGTCAAAGTTTACTGCAAACCCTAAACtcaaaaaaataaagtttgcTACCATGATTAATGTTTGCTACAATAGTTTTGGGATTTGTTACAGTACCTAATTTAAGGTTTTCTACTACAATATTTTTTCTAGTACTGTAGCAGTGAACAAAATACTTCTGAATCGACTGGTCAGTTCGACCGAAGGCAAATAATCAATTGACGAGTttcaccaatcaattggtaaGGTAAAACAAATCATTCTATAGATTTAAATGATCAAATtcgatgtggcaatcgattggtgaTGATAAATAATTAATTGGTCAGTGAAAATCAACTCTAACAGTAACAATATAAGTAGGGTCTTGCTTGAAAGAGAGGGGGGCAGATCTTGAGGGGTTAGAGACAAAGTAATGCTGTATTTTTCACCATCAAAAAGTAATCCAAAGCGACAAACAAACATCCAAACTAAGGCTTCTCAACTGTAAAGtgttttcactttcattttcatttgtattttgtattACTTATATTTGCTTGTAATAACAAGTATTGTAAGAAGATTCTCCGCCTTCAGAAGACATCCGAGAAGGAAAAGGTCATAATCATTAGGATTAGGACTAGGCATAGGATTAGTCGTctgaaaaaataaatactaagtaaaaTCAAAATGATGTACATGTAGTGTCAAATTTGATTCAAGTTATTTATTGCGTATTCAAACAATGAACATGATGAAGCGGTCCAAAATATTCAACACATCTCTAGCTCGCGCCAGTCCTAATAGGCACATATACAATTGAAAACGTGGgcaattttaaaatgaaataaaaaaaaaaaaaaagcagaggacgcaaacacaaataaattttccaaacttTCCTTAGTAATTGATTGTCCAGCGGCAGGATATTGTTTATGAAACAAGCCTCTTCAATTCAAtagtttattgtaaaatttaataGTTTATTGCAATGTTGTAATAATGAACAATTTAAGATGGTGACTATGTTACTATTACTTTTGactacttaaaaaaaattgatgagcTCGATAATATTAAATTTAGGATGATCATTTagctctataattttttttattagtggttaagataaattaaaaagtattgGTAGGAGTAGAAGTTTAGTATCTTGTAATTACATGTAACATttaaaaaaattcctataaatacatTATGACTAAAGATAGAACCacatatatttaaatataatCTAATACCCTTCTATTGCACGTTAGCCCATGGGGACTACTTAGCAAATGGGTTGAGTTGCCTAATTTTTTATTGGTTTGATTTTGGAGGAAAAAGTTTGTGATGTTGCACTTGGCTCAACTGATCAGCCCTTCCATACTAACAATGACATTTAATCTAATAAATGCATACGAGTAGAAATTGTGTTAAGGGCATTTTGATGTGACGTGGAAAAAATATCTAGCAAAATTATTCaagtaattaatttaaaatatttcagAATTAATTTTTACCCCCAATGAAGGAACCTCTTACCTCCTCTCTATTGCATAATTGGAAGAAAGAAAAACATGTAAAATCTTTATAAAACATCATTTTGCACTTATTCAACACTCTTCTAAAATGCTTTATTTTTTTCCAACCCAATCAATTAAAGGATGAAAAATTGCTATaataaaatactttaacttttcaagaaataaataaataatcaacaATGGAACCTTTCTAGAAGCCTTTTCTTTATGTGTCTCCATTTTCTGTGGGTGTGACCTGTGAAACAAAAGCACGGCGTAATTGTTTTCAATTCCAATTCACAAGAACTCCTCGAAACTCCATAAATCTGCATTCCATTTCCATCTCTGTAATATTTCCTCCATTCGTGTAATTAATTCTCCTCCTCTACGACAGAAATACATTTTTGCTAAAAAATGGCGGCGATTTTTGCTGTCTCCGCTGCTTCTCCGGCGTGCAAAAAATCCACCTTCTTCCCTGTTCCCTGCAGCACCAGAAGAGCTCCTCGATTCAGGGTCTGTGCCTCCGCCGCCACTGTGGGCTCTTCGGATCCGGCCACCCTGTACGACCTGCTCTCGGTGTCACACACCGCTGGGCCGCAAGAGATCCGCGCGGCGTACCGGCGGCTGGCCCTGCGGTGGCACCCCGACGCGTGCCGATCCGCCGGAGAGGAGCGCCGCTACGCGGAGCGCTTCATGGAGGCGCGGGAGGCCTTCGAGGTGCTGTCCGACCCCTCCCGTCGCCGCGACTACGACCTCGCCCTCTCCGGCGACCGCTGGGCCGCGGCCTTCAGCGAGGGCCGCGCTCGGCGGCGCGAGGGCGGAGCCACGGCGTTCGGAAACTGGGACGCGCAGCTGGACGGGCTCCGGCGACGGTCGGCCTGGGCGGAGGCCGGCGGAGAGGAGACGTGGGGCGGACGAGTGAGGAGGGCGGCCGGCGGTGCAGCAGAGGCGGCGGTTTAGTGGAATGAGCTCCTAGCGGCGGTTGCCGAGGGCTACGATCGAGTGATTCGGAAATCGATTTCTCCTACGAACCTTGATATTTTTCATTTCCCCCCTTGTATATATGGTTTTGTCACCAAACAAGACTAATTGAGGCCTAACTTTGTCGAAGTTTGAAATTTCTGTTGATCATTATTTGGTCGATTTTCACAAACTACATATTGGAAAATGGAAAAaggaaattactttaaaaaaaccTATTTTAATTTTgtctccaaaaaaaaaatatttgcacacatcattttttaaaatagtcATATATCTTATTtacttagaataattttaaaaaatagatactATATTCGGTTGAATAGAAATTAGTTTgacatttttatattattaataaatCAAATGCAAACTTTTGTGCTTGATCTTGATGGAGGATTATTAGTCCCTAATTATATATTTgacattaaattttaaataaaatttatttgatgcggtgataaggagatGTCCACCTTGGGAAAGACTTTCACcatgatggaggtcaaagtcaaggcggtcaacgccccCTATCACAGGCCGGACGGGCGAGTGGTTGACCCGGCCAAGATCTAAAAAGTCTGATCCGACATCATCACTAGCTCAGCCACCAGTTAAGCTAAGACGCTCGAGATAGGAGTGAACGCAAGTGCCTGCAAAAGCAGGCTGAGCGGTTACCTCGCTCGGGCTCACGTCAATGACCAGATCAGCAGAGTGGCGCCATGGTCGAGGGAACCACACGCGGACAACGCTACTACAGGCTACCCGGCTCGGCCAAGTAGTAGATTCATCAACCAGACAACAGAGGTTCCAGCCGAGCGGGGTACGGAGACTCCAGCCGAGCGGCCACCCTGCTCGACCCCGCAACAAACGACACTAGAACAAGGAATCCTTAGTGAGCGTTCATCCCGTTCGGCTGAGCAACAGACACCAAGAGATATccttcaacatccttttgggagttagtgtcgttgacagacggcatggtcaagcagaagatcgtacggcggaagcttgcactgtcacttcagaaatatgctcggctcgttaaagtattgtgtcagggacactttactgacatgacTATTCATGGAAGGTTTGGGACAGCGTGTCCTCTTTAAGAAACGTGCGCATACGCTACAGGAGCCATATATAAAGGGGAGTCTaggcatcgacggaggtatgcttttctcgcgATCTCTACAGTTGCGCTACAGTTTTCGTTGCTTCTTGCTTCGCCGGAggctgacttgagcattggagggtcatcgccgggatcccttccctggctcagcactgacgctgcttgtgttgcaggtaGGTGCGGAGTCCCTCAGAGGTTAGcaggagtgccacgtccccagcatccactTCCCCGACTtacagacaggatcatatttggcgtcgtctgtgggaacgtcaccTGAATCCAAGTCGAGGaaatggaagacgctggacgatTAACCACCATGACGCTTACACAAGAGGAGTTGGAGATGCTCATGCA is from Zingiber officinale cultivar Zhangliang chromosome 7B, Zo_v1.1, whole genome shotgun sequence and encodes:
- the LOC122003605 gene encoding chaperone protein dnaJ 20, chloroplastic-like, with amino-acid sequence MAAIFAVSAASPACKKSTFFPVPCSTRRAPRFRVCASAATVGSSDPATLYDLLSVSHTAGPQEIRAAYRRLALRWHPDACRSAGEERRYAERFMEAREAFEVLSDPSRRRDYDLALSGDRWAAAFSEGRARRREGGATAFGNWDAQLDGLRRRSAWAEAGGEETWGGRVRRAAGGAAEAAV